The following proteins are co-located in the Raphanus sativus cultivar WK10039 unplaced genomic scaffold, ASM80110v3 Scaffold0851, whole genome shotgun sequence genome:
- the LOC108832306 gene encoding UPF0481 protein At3g47200-like, producing the protein MILKIVTENDRIFGKPWMITDVCRDMILIENQLPFFIVKGFYHLLTPYYQQATPSVLEIVKSHFSCFLSNIDANKMYESAEPEHFVDLLRSCYLPLVPIRLEEGGISTVYNAPKATELHNAGVKFKPSETGSCLLDIKFADGVLEIPTIFVDDLTESLFRNIIVFEQCHCSDKIFLHYIRLLSCFIRSPEDADLLIRSGIFMNSLGAAEDISDVFDSICTEVVFGRKFYFQSLCEHLQSYCNTPWNRWKAILRHDYFHNPWSVASVLAALLLLLLTFIQAVCSILAL; encoded by the coding sequence ATGATTCTGAAAATTGTAACCGAGAACGATCGCATATTTGGGAAGCCATGGATGATCACTGACGTGTGTCGTGACATGATCCTAATAGAAAACCAGTTACCCTTTTTCATTGTGAAGGGGTTTTATCATCTCTTGACTCCTTACTACCAACAAGCAACACCTTCAGTACTGGAAATTGTTAAAAGCCACTTCAGTTGTTTCCTGAGCAACATTGATGCTAATAAAATGTATGAATCTGCAGAGCCAGAGCATTTTGTTGATCTTCTGAGGTCTTGTTATCTGCCGCTAGTTCCAATCAGATTGGAAGAAGGCGGCATATCTACGGTTTACAATGCGCCAAAAGCAACAGAGCTACACAACGCTGGTGTTAAGTTCAAGCCATCAGAGACCGGTAGTTGTTTACTTGATATTAAATTTGCTGATGGAGTGCTGGAGATTCCTACTATTTTTGTTGATGATCTCACGGAATCCCTCTTCAGGAATATCATCGTGTTTGAACAATGTCATTGCTCAGACAAGATCTTTCTCCACTACATCAGGCTTCTCAGTTGCTTCATCAGATCCCCTGAAGATGCTGACTTGCTCATCCGCAGTGGGATCTTTATGAACAGTCTTGGAGCCGCAGAAGATATTTCAGATGTGTTCGATAGCATCTGCACAGAGGTTGTCTTTGGCAGAAAGTTTTACTTTCAGAGCCTCTGTGAGCACTTACAATCTTACTGCAACACACCATGGAACAGGTGGAAGGCGATTCTGAGACATGACTATTTCCACAATCCTTGGTCAGTTGCTTCTGTTTTGGCTgctttgcttcttctccttctcactTTCATACAGGCTGTATGCTCTATCTTGGCCCTCTGA
- the LOC130503187 gene encoding MATH domain and coiled-coil domain-containing protein At2g05410-like, with amino-acid sequence MEKQPGKQITWVIKNFSTLQSKRVQSDIFVVDLCRWQILAYPKGNDKANHFSLYLAVAGSEYLPLGWKSHAKFSLTVVNQFSEKLSQLRETQHWFDKTNPDWGFSEMISLDELHDKEGFLVNGEVKIVVKVDVLEVQGKVDVSKESSPVMETIDINGFQVLPWQVESVNRLFEKHQDIASKFRPKNPYLKTAYMNVLLSLTQTICHSPWEISNDDLAEEYAALSYLSAEGFQLDWLEKKLDEVKEKKKKEKVCLAQLQEMEEELKPLKRKCSEMEAQMDKVKAELSAAKYPVSLYD; translated from the exons ATGGAGAAGCAACCTGGTAAGCAGATTACTTGGGTGATCAAAAACTTCTCAACTTTGCAATCCAAGAGAGTACAGTCTGATATATTCGTGGTGGATCTTTGCAGATG GCAGATATTGGCCTATCCCAAGGGAAATGATAAGGCTAATCATTTCTCTCTGTATCTCGCCGTTGCTGGTTCTGAATATTTGCCTCTTGGATGGAAAAGCCACGCTAAATTTTCCCTTACTGTAGTAAATCAGTTTTCGGAAAAACTGTCCCAACTTAGAG aGACGCAACATTGGTTTGATAAGACAAATCCTGACTGGGGGTTTTCAGAAATGATTTCCCTTGACGAACTTCATGACAAAGAAGGATTTCTAGTTAATGGAGAAGTAAAGATTGTTGTGAAGGTTGATGTTCTTGAAGTTCAAGGTAAAGTAGATGTATCAAAGGAATCTTCACCAGTAATGGAAACCATAGATATCAATGGGTTTCAAGTCCTTCCTTGGCAG GTAGAATCTGTGAACCGTTTGTTTGAAAAACACCAAGATATTGCATCAAAATTTCGTCCAAAGAATCCATATCTAAAGACGGCGTACATGAATGTCCTCCTAAGCTTAACCCAGACGATATGTCATTCGCCTTGGGAAATCTCCAATGATGATTTGGCAGAGGAATATGCTGCTCTATCATACTTGTCAGCTGAGGGGTTTCAGTTGGATTGGCTGGAGAAGAAACTTGATGAAGttaaggaaaagaagaagaaagaaaaagtatGTTTAGCTCAGCTTCAAGAAATGGAGGAAGAACTAAAGCCATTGAAGCGGAAGTGTTCAGAAATGGAAGCTCAAATGGACAAGGTGAAGGCTGAGTTGTCTGCAGCTAAATATCCTGTCTCCTTGTACGATTAA
- the LOC130503188 gene encoding UPF0481 protein At3g47200-like: MILKIVTENDRIFGKPWMITDVCRDMILIENQLPFFIVKRFYHLLTPYYQQATPSVLEIVKSHFSCFLSNIDDKMYESAEPEHFVDLLRSCYLPLVPIRLEEGISTIYNAPKATELHNAGVKFKPSETSSCLLDIKFADGVLEIPTIFVDDLTESLFRNIIVFEQCHCSDKSFLHYIRLLSCFIRSPADADLLIRRGIFMNSLGAAEDISDVFDNICTEVVFGRKFYFQSLSEKLQSYCNTPWNRWKAILRHDYFHNPWSVASVLAALLLLLLTFIQAVCSILAL; this comes from the coding sequence ATGATTCTGAAAATTGTAACCGAGAACGATCGCATATTTGGGAAGCCATGGATGATCACTGACGTGTGTCGTGACATGATCCTAATAGAAAACCAGTTACCCTTTTTCATTGTGAAGAGGTTTTATCATCTCTTGACTCCTTACTACCAACAAGCAACACCTTCAGTACTGGAAATTGTTAAAAGCCACTTCAGTTGTTTCCTGAGCAACATTGATGATAAAATGTATGAATCTGCAGAGCCAGAGCATTTTGTTGATCTTCTGAGGTCTTGTTATCTGCCGCTAGTTCCAATCAGATTGGAAGAAGGCATATCTACGATTTACAATGCGCCAAAAGCAACAGAGCTACACAATGCTGGTGTTAAGTTCAAGCCATCAGAGACCAGTAGTTGTTTACTTGATATTAAATTTGCTGATGGAGTGCTGGAGATTCCTACTATTTTTGTTGATGATCTCACGGAATCCCTCTTCAGGAATATCATTGTGTTTGAACAATGTCATTGCTCAGATAAGAGCTTCCTCCACTACATCAGGCTTCTCAGTTGCTTCATTAGATCCCCTGCGGATGCTGACTTGCTCATCCGCCGTGGGATCTTTATGAACAGTCTTGGAGCCGCAGAAGATATTTCAGATGTGTTCGATAACATCTGCACAGAGGTTGTCTTTGGCAGAAAGTTTTACTTTCAGAGCCTCTCTGAGAAGTTACAATCGTACTGCAACACACCATGGAACAGGTGGAAGGCGATTCTGAGACATGACTATTTCCACAATCCTTGGTCAGTTGCTTCTGTTTTGGCTgctttgcttcttctccttctcactTTCATACAGGCTGTATGCTCTATCTTGGCCCTGTGA